In one window of Brassica rapa cultivar Chiifu-401-42 chromosome A07, CAAS_Brap_v3.01, whole genome shotgun sequence DNA:
- the LOC103831788 gene encoding TMV resistance protein N-like, with protein sequence MSSSITPTTSLRKYDVFLSFRGPDTRRNFISFLYKELVQRNIRTFKDDKELESGQRISPELDRAIEESKFAVVVVSANYAASTWCLEELVKIMDVENKGSLTVIPVFHGVDPCHVRRQIGQVAVQLEKHEMREDREKVLSWRQALTNLASISGVCTLKWEDDSMMVDEIAKRISTVIDTTRKPTRTGSNLVGIDAHMKALSRLVDLNSSKKNVRVVGIWARGGNGRSALAKFVYQNICQHFESHCFLENVKRTSQDRHMSHLRQEVLKRVQVESNQKVLLVANEVNKLEHFDALAEDFSCFGPGSIVIITTQDKQLLVSAGIKLVYEVELLRFRKVRELFRQLGFRVRERAIESVLCKGTSLAMKWLSCCLRVRSG encoded by the exons ATGTCTTCTTCTATTACACCAACCACCTCCCTTCGGAAGTACGATGTCTTTCTGAGCTTCAGAGGACCCGACACTCGCCGCAACTTCATCAGCTTCCTCTACAAAGAACTCGTCCAAAGGAACATCCGCACCTTCAAAGACGACAAGGAGCTTGAGAGCGGCCAGAGAATCTCGCCGGAGCTAGACCGCGCCATCGAGGAGTCGAAGTTCGCCGTCGTTGTCGTCTCCGCGAACTACGCAGCCTCCACATGGTGCCTTGAAGAACTCGTCAAGATCATGGATGTCGAGAATAAAGGCTCCCTCACCGTGATCCCCGTCTTCCACGGCGTTGACCCGTGTCACGTGAGGCGGCAGATCGGTCAAGTCGCCGTACAGTTGGAGAAGCACGAGATGAGAGAAGATCGCGAGAAAGTCCTCTCGTGGAGACAAGCGTTGACCAATCTCGCGAGTATCTCCGGCGTCTGCACATTGAAATG GGAAGATGACTCGATGATGGTCGATGAGATTGCTAAGAGGATATCAACGGTGATTGATACAACGAGAAAACCAACGAGAACCGGAAGTAACCTAGTGGGGATTGATGCACACATGAAAGCGCTGTCACGGTTAGTAGATCTGAACTCTTCGAAGAAGAATGTGAGAGTTGTCGGGATTTGGGCGAGAGGAGGCAACGGTAGATCAGCTCTCGCTAAGTTCGTGTACCAGAACATCTGTCAACACTTTGAAAGCCATTGCTTCCTGGAGAACGTGAAGAGGACATCTCAGGATCGGCACATGTCGCATCTACGCCAAGAGGTTCTTAAAAGGGTGCAAGTAGAATCGAACCAGAAGGTTCTGCTAGTGGCGAACGAAGTTAATAAACTTGAACACTTTGATGCTCTTGCAGAGGATTTCAGCTGTTTTGGACCGGGGAGTATAGTTATCATCACTACACAAGACAAGCAGCTTCTTGTTTCGGCCGGGATAAAGCTTGTTTACGAAGTGGAGCTTCTGAGGTTCCGGAAAGTTCGTGAACTATTTAGACAGTTGGGCTtcagagtgagagagagagccaTTGAGTCGGTTTTGTGTAAGGGAACTAGTCTTGCCATGAAATGGTTAAGTTGTTGTCTACGTGTTAGATCTGGTTAG
- the LOC103832262 gene encoding TMV resistance protein N, with protein sequence MSQFSLLSDRTIKMTSSTPPTIPKYDVFLSFRGLDTRRNFISFLYKELVRRNIRTFKDDKELESGRKISPELERAIQESKFAVVVISANYAASTWCLQELVKIMDFVNKGSLTVIPVFHGVEPCHVRWQMEKFAVQFEEHKSEDREKVLSWGHALTNLANISGHCSSEWEDDSMMVDEIARRISTWIDTTRKPTRTGSNLVGIDVHMKAVSRLIDLNSKKKSVRVIGIWGRGGNGRSALAEFVYKNICQHFGSHCFLENVKRISQDRHMSHLRQEVLKRVQVESNQKVLLVANEVNKLEHFDALAEDFSCFGPGSIVIITTQDKQLLVSAGIKLVYEAEPLAFQKVRELFRQLGFRVREGAIESELCKGTNLAMKWLGCCLPVRSGYRKLS encoded by the exons ATGAGTCAATTTTCTTTACTCTCAGACAGAACCATTAAGATGACTTCTTCTACTCCACCAACCATCCCGAAGTACGATGTCTTTCTGAGCTTCAGAGGACTCGACACTCGCCGCAACTTCATCAGCTTCCTCTACAAAGAACTCGTCCGAAGGAACATCCGCACCTTCAAAGACGACAAGGAGCTCGAGAGCGGCCGGAAGATTTCGCCGGAGCTAGAACGCGCCATCCAAGAATCCAAGTTCGCCGTAGTTGTGATCTCCGCGAACTACGCCGCGTCCACTTGGTGCCTTCAAGAACTCGTCAAGATCATGGATTTCGTCAACAAGGGCTCACTCACCGTGATCCCCGTCTTCCACGGCGTTGAGCCGTGTCACGTGAGGTGGCAGATGGAAAAATTCGCCGTACAGTTTGAGGAGCACAAGAGCGAAGATCGCGAGAAAGTCCTCTCGTGGGGACACGCGTTGACCAATCTCGCGAATATCTCCGGCCATTGTTCATCggaatg GGAAGATGACTCGATGATGGTGGACGAGATTGCTAGGAGGATATCAACGTGGATTGACACAACGAGAAAACCAACAAGAACCGGAAGTAACCTAGTGGGGATTGATGTACACATGAAAGCTGTGTCGCGGTTAATAGATCTGAACTCGAAGAAGAAGTCTGTGAGAGTGATAGGTATCTGGGGGAGAGGAGGCAACGGTAGATCGGCTCTCGCTGAGTTCGTGTACAAGAACATCTGTCAACACTTCGGAAGCCATTGCTTCCTGGAGAATGTGAAGAGGATATCTCAGGACCGTCACATGTCGCATCTACGCCAAGAGGTTCTTAAAAGGGTGCAAGTAGAATCGAACCAGAAGGTTCTGCTAGTGGCGAACGAAGTTAATAAACTTGAACACTTTGATGCTCTTGCAGAGGATTTCAGCTGTTTTGGTCCGGGGAGTATAGTTATCATCACTACACAAGACAAGCAGTTGCTTGTTTCAGCCGGTATAAAGCTTGTTTACGAAGCCGAGCCTCTGGCGTTCCAGAAAGTTCGTGAACTATTCAGACAGTTAGGTTTCAGAGTCAGGGAGGGAGCTATTGAGTCTGAATTGTGTAAGGGAACTAATCTTGCCATGAAATGGTTAGGTTGTTGTCTACCTGTTAGATCTGGTTACAGGAAATTgtcttaa
- the LOC103831789 gene encoding toll/interleukin-1 receptor-like protein, which produces MAVHAFTNTTKSIKVSFKLFFKKDYKGGLIRLLTKIILIENSLERIIKMPSITATTSLRNYDVFLSFRGLDTRRNIVSFLYKELVRKNIRTFKDDKDLESGRMIPLELARAIEQSKLAVVVISKKYAASTWCLEELVKIMDFVNKGSLTVIPVFHNVNPCHVRRQIGQVALQFKKHEKREDHEKVLSWRQALTTLANISGYCSRKSKDESTMVENIAEKISMLIRTRKTRSNERTDGHMEDKQLLVSARIKLVYEVELLRFGKG; this is translated from the exons atgGCCGTACACGCCTTCACAAACACGACTAAATCTATAAAAGTGTCAttcaaattgttttttaaaaaagactATAAAGGGGGGCTAATTCGCTTGTTgacaaaaataatactaatagAAAACTCACTTGAGAGAATCATTAAAATGCCTTCTATTACAGCAACTACCTCCCTCAGGAACTACGATGTCTTTCTGAGTTTCAGAGGACTCGACACTCGCCGCAACATCGTCAGCTTTCTCTACAAAGAGCTTGTTCGGAAGAACATTCGTACTTTCAAAGACGACAAGGATCTTGAGAGTGGTCGGATGATTCCGCTGGAGCTCGCACGCGCCATCGAACAGTCGAAACTTGCCGTAGTTGTGATCTCCAAGAAATACGCAGCGTCCACTTGGTGCCTCGAAGAGCTCGTCAAGATAATGGATTTCGTCAACAAGGGCTCCCTCACCGTGATTCCAGTCTTCCACAACGTGAATCCCTGTCACGTGAGGAGACAGATCGGTCAAGTCGCCTTACAGTTTAAGAAGCATGAGAAGAGAGAAGATCACGAGAAAGTCCTCTCCTGGAGGCAAGCATTGACCACTCTGGCGAATATCTCCGGCTATTGTTCAAGGAAAAG CAAAGATGAATCGACGATGGTCGAAAACATTGCTGAGAAGATATCTATGTTGATTCGTACAAGGAAAACAAGAAGCAATGAGAGGACTGATGGGCACATGGAAGACAAGCAGCTTCTTGTTTCTGCCCGCATAAAGCTTGTTTACGAAGTAGAGCTTCTGAGGTTCGGGAAGGGTTAG